Proteins from a single region of Murdochiella vaginalis:
- a CDS encoding ATP-binding cassette domain-containing protein produces MSLEISGVSKRFGKLMALDHVNVHLEKGKIYGLLGRNGAGKSTLLNILNGRMRQTEGAFTIEGENPGNDQALRKIYMVGPDNLFPAKKLKDILKITATFYPDFALNEALADLDRFGLSPDSRFDKLSTGNSSLFKSVVALRSGADYLFLDEPTLGHDAVNREMFYENVLSVFAETQSCIVLSSHLISELEPLLQEVIFIQKGRILIQEELEALMEKYRLLSGSIEQVHNLVQAHPEMTVIQKQEVGAMAQWVVESDAWEAISTASFGIPVQNVDLQRLFIALTKEHPDAAAKNTSQKRSFLGRINQDEKR; encoded by the coding sequence ATGAGTTTAGAAATAAGCGGCGTATCCAAGCGTTTTGGAAAGCTGATGGCGCTGGATCACGTCAATGTACATCTGGAAAAAGGAAAAATCTACGGTCTTTTGGGCCGAAACGGAGCGGGGAAATCCACGCTGTTAAATATTTTGAATGGGCGTATGCGCCAGACAGAGGGGGCCTTTACGATTGAGGGCGAGAATCCGGGCAATGATCAAGCGTTGCGAAAAATCTACATGGTGGGGCCGGACAATCTCTTCCCGGCAAAAAAATTGAAGGACATTCTAAAGATTACGGCCACTTTTTATCCCGATTTTGCCCTGAACGAGGCATTAGCGGATCTGGATCGCTTCGGTCTTTCCCCGGATAGTCGCTTCGATAAACTTTCTACCGGGAATAGTTCTCTTTTTAAGTCCGTGGTGGCGTTGCGCAGCGGAGCGGACTATCTCTTCTTAGATGAGCCCACGTTAGGACATGATGCCGTCAACCGCGAAATGTTTTATGAAAATGTGTTGTCCGTGTTTGCCGAGACACAGAGCTGCATCGTGCTCTCGTCGCATCTGATTTCGGAATTGGAGCCGCTTTTACAGGAGGTCATTTTTATCCAGAAGGGCCGGATTCTCATCCAGGAAGAATTGGAAGCCCTGATGGAGAAGTACCGCCTGCTTTCGGGATCCATCGAGCAAGTACATAACCTTGTGCAGGCTCATCCGGAGATGACGGTCATTCAAAAGCAAGAAGTGGGCGCGATGGCTCAGTGGGTGGTGGAAAGCGATGCGTGGGAGGCGATTAGCACGGCTTCTTTCGGAATTCCAGTGCAAAACGTGGATTTGCAGCGTCTCTTTATCGCCTTAACGAAAGAGCATCCGGATGCCGCAGCGAAGAATACAAGCCAAAAGCGATCCTTTTTGGGTCGGATCAACCAAGATGAAAAGCGATAA
- a CDS encoding P-II family nitrogen regulator: MEAKRQRAYMVTFILSPPSAKKCLSLAKEQGVENIFVLRGKGTVNNRTLQLLGIKRQDKVVLNMLLDANKARTFLNRTSEELALHKPNHGIAFLTPIERMMYGEEEMSANSMMDILPEEEDMQYKKLTVVVNLGMAEEIMTVAREAGARGGTILHGRGTGEQVPEKLFGIEIEPEKELLLILATEDVVNSVIAALEDAFDFARPGTGILFVESISDVRGLVSK, translated from the coding sequence ATGGAGGCAAAAAGACAAAGGGCGTATATGGTGACATTTATCTTGAGCCCGCCCTCGGCTAAGAAATGCCTTTCGCTGGCGAAAGAACAAGGTGTGGAGAACATTTTCGTGTTGCGTGGAAAAGGCACTGTGAATAATCGGACTCTTCAACTGTTAGGAATTAAGCGCCAGGATAAAGTAGTATTGAACATGCTGTTGGATGCGAATAAAGCCCGGACGTTTTTGAACAGGACGTCGGAAGAGCTGGCGTTGCACAAGCCCAACCATGGCATTGCCTTTCTTACGCCGATCGAGCGCATGATGTATGGTGAAGAGGAAATGAGTGCGAACTCCATGATGGATATTCTCCCGGAGGAGGAAGACATGCAATATAAAAAACTAACGGTCGTCGTCAATTTGGGCATGGCCGAAGAGATTATGACGGTGGCACGTGAGGCCGGGGCAAGGGGCGGGACCATCTTGCACGGCCGTGGCACCGGCGAGCAAGTGCCGGAGAAGCTTTTCGGCATCGAAATTGAGCCGGAGAAGGAGCTACTGTTGATTCTTGCTACCGAGGATGTGGTGAATTCCGTGATTGCAGCATTGGAAGATGCATTTGATTTTGCTCGTCCCGGCACCGGCATTCTCTTTGTTGAGTCCATTTCGGATGTGAGAGGATTGGTGAGCAAATGA
- a CDS encoding GlsB/YeaQ/YmgE family stress response membrane protein, giving the protein MITSILVGALIGAVAARIMDHKKLGCLANVLVGLSGSALGQALFGSWGPHLADMAVVPSVIGAMLLLLIIPGKKR; this is encoded by the coding sequence ATGATCACGAGCATACTAGTCGGCGCACTGATCGGTGCGGTCGCTGCACGCATTATGGATCACAAGAAGCTCGGCTGCCTTGCGAATGTCCTCGTCGGGCTGAGTGGCTCGGCGCTCGGACAGGCGTTATTCGGCTCCTGGGGACCGCATCTGGCGGACATGGCCGTCGTTCCATCGGTGATCGGCGCCATGCTTTTGCTGCTGATTATTCCGGGAAAGAAACGCTGA
- a CDS encoding GntR family transcriptional regulator codes for MHLDEANGVPLFQQISEGLENAILTGAYKEGDQIPSTTELSVGYRINPATALKGVNLLVEEGILYKKRGLGVFVAEGGVDRIRQKRMDEFRDHFVCPLQKEAKRLDISTEEVISWLRDDNE; via the coding sequence ATGCACCTGGACGAAGCCAATGGGGTTCCCCTGTTTCAACAAATCAGTGAGGGATTGGAAAATGCCATCTTGACCGGAGCATATAAGGAAGGCGATCAAATTCCGTCCACGACGGAATTGAGCGTCGGGTATCGCATCAATCCGGCGACCGCATTAAAGGGAGTGAATCTTCTGGTTGAGGAAGGCATTCTTTATAAAAAAAGAGGATTAGGCGTGTTTGTTGCTGAGGGCGGCGTGGATCGGATTCGCCAAAAGCGAATGGATGAATTTCGTGACCATTTTGTTTGCCCCTTGCAAAAGGAAGCAAAGCGGCTCGACATCTCCACCGAAGAGGTGATTAGCTGGTTGCGTGACGACAACGAGTAA
- a CDS encoding DUF1538 domain-containing protein has protein sequence MNILWNKVKEVLMSVLPVVLIVLVLHFTVAPLPPALLLAFLVGAVLVVVGLTIFLFGIDQGLEPIGQYAGRSITHTNSYPIVMTASLILGFFISFAEPDLHILAKQVDAVTSGAFNRWILVIAVSIGIGVMMTIGMLRILHNIRVRYVFAGAYGLILLLSLFSSVDFMAIAFDSSGATTGAITVPFMLSLAYGISAMKKDSKIGEADSFGVIGISSTGAILGVLIVGLFFGQGKLSGTLPETIAENMPLWQMYLFQIPLLAKESFLSLLPILVTYLLLQRGAIKHKKSMMIDILRGMALAFLGLVIFLLGVNGGFMHLGTELGTRLAGTNPLPALLVAFFLGITTVLAEPAVHVLTHQVEDVTGGSVKRSLVCLFLSLAVGAAIFLSALRILVPQISLWMLLLPGFGLAVLLSFFVPDLFVGMAIDAGGVASGPMTATFSLAFVQGIAAQTPTADVVADGFGMIAVVAMVPILAIELLGALYQAKMNASKARIKAKGEK, from the coding sequence TTGAATATATTATGGAACAAGGTCAAAGAAGTGCTTATGTCGGTGTTGCCGGTCGTGCTCATCGTTTTGGTGCTTCATTTTACGGTCGCTCCACTACCGCCGGCACTTTTGCTCGCCTTTTTGGTGGGCGCGGTGCTGGTGGTTGTGGGGCTGACCATTTTTCTTTTTGGGATTGACCAGGGACTGGAGCCCATCGGACAGTATGCCGGTCGTTCGATCACGCATACGAACAGTTATCCCATCGTGATGACGGCAAGTCTCATCTTGGGCTTTTTTATCTCCTTTGCCGAACCGGATCTGCATATTTTGGCAAAACAGGTGGATGCGGTCACGAGCGGTGCGTTTAATCGCTGGATTCTGGTGATTGCTGTTTCAATCGGCATTGGCGTGATGATGACGATCGGCATGTTGCGCATTCTGCACAATATTCGCGTGCGCTATGTGTTTGCCGGCGCATATGGATTGATTCTACTGCTGTCCCTGTTTTCATCCGTGGATTTTATGGCCATCGCTTTCGATTCCTCGGGGGCGACGACCGGTGCCATCACGGTGCCGTTTATGCTTTCTTTGGCGTACGGTATTTCCGCCATGAAAAAGGACAGTAAAATCGGTGAAGCGGACAGCTTCGGTGTGATCGGCATTTCCTCAACGGGTGCCATTTTAGGGGTGCTGATTGTCGGCTTGTTTTTTGGACAAGGGAAACTTTCCGGAACGCTGCCGGAGACGATCGCGGAAAACATGCCGTTATGGCAGATGTATCTTTTTCAAATCCCGCTTTTGGCAAAGGAATCTTTTCTTTCTCTTTTGCCCATTTTAGTTACGTATCTGCTTTTGCAAAGAGGAGCTATCAAGCATAAAAAGAGCATGATGATCGATATTCTGCGCGGGATGGCATTGGCATTCTTGGGATTGGTCATCTTTCTTCTGGGAGTCAATGGCGGATTCATGCATCTGGGAACCGAGTTGGGTACGCGTCTTGCCGGAACTAATCCGTTACCGGCGCTTTTGGTCGCATTTTTCCTCGGTATCACGACGGTTTTGGCAGAGCCGGCGGTACACGTGCTGACACATCAAGTAGAGGATGTTACCGGCGGATCCGTAAAGCGTAGTCTGGTTTGTCTGTTCCTTTCTTTGGCTGTCGGGGCCGCAATTTTCCTATCGGCCTTGCGCATCCTCGTACCGCAGATTTCCCTTTGGATGCTTCTTTTACCGGGCTTCGGCCTTGCCGTGCTATTATCCTTTTTTGTGCCGGATCTCTTTGTCGGCATGGCCATTGACGCCGGCGGCGTGGCATCCGGACCTATGACCGCAACCTTTTCCTTGGCTTTCGTGCAAGGAATTGCGGCACAGACGCCTACGGCGGATGTTGTTGCAGATGGCTTCGGCATGATTGCGGTCGTAGCCATGGTGCCCATCCTAGCCATTGAGCTGTTGGGAGCACTTTATCAGGCAAAGATGAATGCGTCGAAGGCGCGCATAAAGGCGAAAGGAGAGAAGTGA
- a CDS encoding ABC transporter ATP-binding protein — MPKSTQGAPGKKVQKGYGKPQNGVQTITRTYDTGELLRRFLPYLLRYRGLLAFDLFCAALTTLCDIVLPRIMYSLTNTAMMHPEAMSMGWIGQLALIYIILRLIDAAAYYYMCSQGHIMGVYIETDMRMDAFRKLETLSDAYYSNTKIGHIMGRITSDLFDVTEFAHHCPEEFFIAAIKIVVSFIILSFSSLPLTVLIFACMPLMLFVSIRLNHRFRAATKSQRVEIGNLNARIEDSLLGQRVVKAFTSEDIELDKFAEGNHRMKEIKKERYRAMANFNMSTRLFDGLMYTITIAAGGLFLVKGKITPGDLVAYVLYVTTLIATIRRIVEFAEQFSMGLTGIERFFELMDTPEDIVDAPDAKPLVVHGGEIVFDHVTFAYPDENNRVLHDLCLTIHPGENLALVGESGGGKTTLSSLIPRFYDTTSGSVKIDGQDVKTLQLKSLRQNIGIVQQDVYLFSGTVAENIAYGRPSATEEEIQHAAELAGAHAFITDLPHGYETYVGERGVKLSGGQKQRIAIARVFLKNPPILLLDEATSALDNESEMLIEKSLEDLSSGRTTLTIAHRLTTIQHADRIVVLGKEGIEEQGTHEELLANKGTYYRLWTGGKRKGKIDQ; from the coding sequence ATGCCCAAGTCGACACAGGGCGCTCCTGGGAAGAAAGTGCAAAAGGGGTACGGTAAACCGCAAAACGGCGTCCAAACCATCACAAGAACCTATGATACCGGCGAATTATTGCGTCGGTTTTTGCCGTATTTGCTGCGCTATCGTGGCCTATTGGCATTTGATTTATTTTGTGCGGCGTTGACGACGCTTTGCGATATTGTGTTGCCGCGCATCATGTATAGCTTGACCAATACGGCCATGATGCACCCTGAGGCGATGAGCATGGGCTGGATCGGTCAGCTGGCTCTTATTTATATCATCCTGCGCTTGATTGATGCTGCCGCCTATTATTATATGTGTTCCCAAGGGCATATAATGGGCGTTTACATTGAAACGGATATGCGCATGGATGCGTTTCGCAAGCTGGAAACGCTCAGTGATGCCTACTATTCCAACACGAAAATCGGGCATATTATGGGGCGCATTACGTCGGATCTCTTTGACGTGACGGAATTTGCGCACCATTGTCCGGAAGAATTTTTCATTGCGGCCATTAAGATCGTGGTGTCGTTCATCATCCTGTCGTTCTCGTCACTGCCCTTGACGGTGCTGATTTTTGCCTGCATGCCGCTAATGCTGTTTGTTTCGATTCGATTGAACCATCGCTTCCGGGCGGCAACGAAATCGCAGCGTGTGGAAATCGGCAATCTGAATGCTCGCATTGAGGATTCGTTGCTGGGGCAGCGTGTCGTGAAGGCCTTTACTTCCGAGGACATCGAGCTGGATAAGTTTGCCGAGGGCAATCACCGCATGAAGGAAATTAAAAAAGAGCGCTATCGGGCCATGGCGAATTTCAATATGTCCACGCGTCTCTTTGACGGACTGATGTATACCATTACGATTGCAGCGGGCGGGCTCTTCCTGGTAAAGGGTAAAATTACCCCGGGCGATCTGGTCGCCTACGTACTGTATGTGACGACGCTCATTGCGACGATTCGCCGCATTGTGGAGTTTGCCGAGCAGTTTTCCATGGGCCTTACCGGCATTGAGCGCTTCTTTGAACTGATGGATACGCCGGAGGACATTGTGGATGCACCGGATGCCAAGCCGCTCGTGGTACACGGCGGAGAGATCGTCTTTGACCATGTGACATTTGCCTATCCGGATGAAAACAACCGCGTGTTGCACGATCTTTGTCTTACCATCCATCCGGGCGAAAATCTTGCGCTGGTGGGTGAGAGCGGTGGAGGGAAAACCACCCTTTCTTCGCTGATACCTCGATTCTATGATACGACCTCAGGCAGTGTGAAAATTGACGGGCAGGACGTAAAGACCTTGCAGCTCAAGAGCCTGCGACAAAATATCGGCATCGTGCAACAGGACGTGTATCTCTTTTCGGGCACGGTCGCGGAGAACATTGCCTACGGACGTCCCAGTGCGACGGAAGAGGAAATTCAGCATGCAGCGGAGCTGGCCGGAGCACATGCCTTCATTACGGACTTGCCGCACGGCTATGAAACGTATGTCGGGGAGCGGGGTGTTAAGCTTTCCGGCGGTCAAAAGCAGCGGATCGCCATCGCGCGCGTGTTTCTCAAAAATCCGCCGATTCTGCTTCTGGATGAGGCGACCAGCGCGTTGGATAATGAAAGTGAAATGCTCATCGAGAAGAGCCTCGAGGATCTTTCGTCCGGGCGCACGACCCTTACGATTGCCCATCGCCTGACCACCATTCAGCATGCGGATCGCATCGTCGTTT
- a CDS encoding TatD family hydrolase — MTNSNIPQRLQRLALLLQEEGIQKLNESRVLVLGLGGVGSSCVEALARGGIGHLALLDGDVVEESNINRQAIAFTSTVGRAKTEVMREMVLAINPGCDVDARKQFLTRENTADMLDSFAKPDVVLDCIDTVSQKLEIVEWCANQQIPLLSAMGAANKRDPMALRFSLVEKTFNCPLSKVMRRECRKRGISQLEVIFSTESPLSPQPPRTSLATKTATRSGKAETLGSMSYMPPIMGQMMAGKVICRLAGLEKMPNPPRKKLADERMSKEGTPNERKTKEKTVEKQTADDWAKNDVSAKPYLLDTHAHWDFLPSASREKAARLLGKENIRLVAQTVLPSAFVALDKEREGAMKADHDAYPQPILSLGFHPWWVDTPEKNRRELDFFAEALPRTRFIGEVGLDFSEKRLREASAVEQQAVLRHIFQLVRERAAESNTSYVFSFHAVRALTPLLDLYEEENLVMPNVVPIVHRFAGTSDELTRLIRMGGLLSVHPAMLRTKRGRAYVKQVPADSLLLETDLPANPIPAEQSFSTREEKNDMAQTITTEGTTQKDAYETVARTYAEEIKQSLYETLARLSELRGEDMTNIIMKTQKRLYGWPKDE; from the coding sequence ATGACCAATTCGAACATTCCGCAGCGCCTGCAACGTCTGGCGCTGTTGCTACAAGAAGAAGGCATCCAAAAACTGAATGAGTCTCGTGTGCTGGTGCTCGGCCTTGGCGGTGTAGGGTCGTCCTGCGTGGAAGCGCTGGCGCGCGGCGGCATAGGCCATTTGGCGTTGCTGGATGGGGATGTAGTGGAGGAGAGCAATATCAATCGCCAGGCGATTGCATTTACATCAACCGTGGGACGTGCAAAAACGGAGGTCATGCGGGAGATGGTGTTGGCCATCAATCCGGGCTGTGACGTTGATGCGCGAAAGCAGTTTTTGACGCGCGAGAACACGGCGGACATGTTGGATTCTTTTGCGAAGCCGGATGTGGTGCTGGATTGTATTGATACGGTTTCGCAGAAGCTCGAAATTGTCGAATGGTGTGCCAATCAGCAGATTCCGCTGCTTTCAGCCATGGGAGCGGCAAACAAGCGTGACCCCATGGCGCTTCGCTTTTCTCTTGTTGAGAAAACCTTCAACTGTCCGCTTTCGAAGGTGATGCGTCGGGAATGCCGAAAACGCGGCATATCTCAACTGGAAGTGATTTTTTCTACCGAGTCGCCACTCAGTCCGCAGCCGCCGCGCACATCGCTTGCGACGAAAACCGCAACCCGTTCGGGCAAGGCGGAGACGCTGGGCTCCATGAGCTATATGCCGCCCATTATGGGGCAGATGATGGCCGGGAAGGTCATTTGCCGACTGGCAGGGCTGGAGAAGATGCCGAATCCGCCGAGGAAGAAACTTGCAGACGAGCGGATGTCGAAAGAGGGAACACCGAACGAGCGTAAGACAAAAGAGAAGACCGTAGAAAAGCAAACAGCAGACGATTGGGCAAAGAACGATGTGTCGGCGAAACCATATCTTTTAGACACACACGCGCATTGGGACTTTTTGCCTTCGGCTTCTCGTGAGAAAGCCGCAAGGCTGCTCGGCAAAGAGAACATTCGCCTGGTAGCGCAGACGGTTTTGCCTTCCGCCTTTGTAGCACTGGACAAGGAAAGAGAAGGTGCGATGAAAGCGGACCATGATGCGTACCCTCAGCCGATTTTGTCTTTGGGCTTCCATCCCTGGTGGGTGGATACGCCGGAGAAGAATCGCCGGGAATTGGATTTTTTTGCGGAGGCATTGCCTAGAACGCGCTTTATCGGTGAAGTCGGCCTGGATTTCAGCGAAAAACGTCTGCGGGAGGCGTCTGCCGTGGAGCAGCAGGCAGTACTGCGGCACATCTTTCAGCTGGTACGGGAGCGGGCGGCGGAGTCGAACACATCGTATGTGTTTTCCTTTCATGCCGTACGTGCGCTGACGCCACTGTTGGATCTTTATGAAGAAGAAAATCTGGTCATGCCCAACGTGGTTCCCATCGTCCATCGTTTTGCCGGAACAAGCGACGAGCTGACGCGGCTCATACGAATGGGCGGACTTCTTTCCGTGCATCCAGCGATGCTCCGAACGAAGCGCGGGCGCGCCTACGTGAAGCAAGTGCCGGCGGATAGCCTGTTGTTGGAGACGGATTTACCGGCAAACCCGATACCGGCGGAACAAAGCTTCTCCACAAGGGAAGAGAAAAACGACATGGCGCAAACCATTACGACAGAGGGTACGACGCAGAAAGATGCATATGAAACGGTTGCACGCACCTATGCCGAGGAAATTAAACAAAGTCTTTACGAAACGCTCGCACGCCTTTCCGAATTGCGCGGAGAGGATATGACGAACATCATCATGAAAACGCAGAAAAGACTTTACGGCTGGCCGAAAGACGAGTAA